From the Leptospira montravelensis genome, one window contains:
- a CDS encoding antibiotic biosynthesis monooxygenase family protein, whose amino-acid sequence MLESLKSQGQDLITLESLPQTTAIEIAIVECAIEDSEKYHNMRKQMLPLMQSQPGFLAWRAFRSKTREGILLDLLYWENVEDCHKAGESLQNMEIGKEFFALMKQTLVFEMFERQPL is encoded by the coding sequence ATGTTAGAAAGTTTAAAAAGCCAAGGCCAAGATTTAATAACCCTGGAAAGCCTACCGCAAACGACAGCGATTGAAATTGCCATCGTTGAATGCGCCATTGAGGATTCTGAAAAGTACCACAATATGAGAAAACAAATGTTACCTCTAATGCAAAGCCAACCAGGTTTTTTAGCTTGGCGAGCCTTCCGGTCAAAAACTAGAGAAGGGATTCTTTTGGATCTTTTGTACTGGGAAAATGTAGAGGATTGCCATAAGGCTGGAGAATCACTCCAAAACATGGAAATAGGAAAAGAATTTTTCGCATTGATGAAACAGACTTTGGTCTTTGAAATGTTCGAACGGCAACCACTGTAA
- the scpA gene encoding methylmalonyl-CoA mutase — protein MNKPNFANTPLSFSEGKPDPKSISLWQTAEGISIQSRYAKTDLEGMEHLNYAAGIPPYLRGPYSTMYVNKPWTVRQYAGFSTAEESNAFYRRNLAAGQKGLSVAFDLATHRGYDSDHERVVGDVGKAGVAIDSVLDMKILFDQIPLDQMSVSMTMNGAVIPVLAFYIVAAEEQGVSKDKLSGTIQNDILKEFMVRNTYIYPPKHSMKIIADIFGYTSKYMPKFNSISISGYHMQEAGATADLELAYTLADGWEYIKTGIASGLSVDEFAPRLSFFWAIGMNHFMEIAKMRAGRLLWAKIVNQFQPKSTKSLALRTHCQTSGWSLTEQDPFNNVGRTCIEAMAAALGHTQSLHTNALDEAIALPTDFSARIARNTQIYLQEETNIHRVIDPWGGSFYVEKLTNDLVHKAWALITEVQKLGGMAEAIETGIPKMRIEEASARKQARIDSGKDVIVGVNRFRLDKEAPLDILDIDNTAVRIAQIKRLEQMKKDRDSSAVEAALNAITKCAETGEGNLLELAVDAARKRASLGEISYAMEKVFGRYKAVIRSISGVYSSEISEDKGYLEARDLADEFAKLEGRRPRIMVAKMGQDGHDRGAKVISTSFADMGFDVDIGPLFQTPAEVAKQVVENDCHILGVSSLAAGHKTLVPQVIEELKKLGAEDVLVVVGGVIPAQDYDFLYKSGATAIFGPGTVISEAAKQILNILLGERRAA, from the coding sequence ATGAACAAACCAAATTTTGCAAATACTCCCCTTTCTTTTAGCGAAGGAAAACCGGATCCCAAGTCCATTTCCCTTTGGCAAACAGCAGAAGGAATCTCCATCCAATCTCGTTATGCGAAAACGGATTTGGAAGGAATGGAACATCTAAACTATGCGGCAGGGATTCCTCCTTACCTACGTGGCCCTTATTCCACAATGTATGTGAATAAACCTTGGACCGTCCGCCAATATGCTGGGTTTTCCACAGCGGAAGAATCCAATGCCTTTTATCGTAGAAATTTAGCTGCCGGACAAAAAGGTCTTTCTGTTGCCTTTGACCTTGCCACTCACCGTGGTTACGACTCTGACCATGAACGTGTGGTGGGAGATGTGGGAAAGGCCGGTGTGGCCATCGATTCGGTTCTGGATATGAAAATCCTCTTCGACCAAATCCCTCTGGACCAAATGTCTGTTTCCATGACTATGAATGGTGCAGTCATCCCGGTCCTTGCCTTCTACATAGTGGCGGCAGAAGAACAAGGTGTCTCTAAAGACAAACTTTCTGGAACCATCCAAAATGATATTTTGAAAGAGTTTATGGTGCGTAACACTTACATTTACCCACCGAAACATTCCATGAAAATCATTGCTGATATCTTTGGTTATACTTCCAAGTACATGCCTAAGTTTAATTCCATTTCCATTTCGGGATACCATATGCAAGAAGCGGGTGCTACGGCAGACTTAGAACTTGCTTATACACTTGCCGATGGATGGGAATACATCAAAACAGGAATTGCTTCAGGACTTTCTGTGGATGAGTTTGCCCCTCGCCTATCTTTTTTCTGGGCCATCGGGATGAACCATTTTATGGAGATCGCGAAGATGCGTGCGGGAAGGCTTCTTTGGGCAAAAATAGTCAACCAGTTCCAACCCAAATCGACTAAGTCTTTGGCTCTACGAACACATTGCCAAACCTCTGGTTGGTCACTCACGGAACAAGACCCTTTCAACAACGTAGGAAGGACTTGTATCGAAGCGATGGCAGCAGCTCTTGGTCACACACAATCTCTACATACAAATGCACTGGATGAAGCCATTGCCCTTCCTACTGACTTCTCAGCAAGGATTGCAAGAAATACACAAATTTATCTCCAAGAAGAAACTAACATCCACCGAGTCATCGACCCTTGGGGTGGTTCTTTTTATGTAGAAAAACTCACAAACGATTTAGTCCACAAAGCCTGGGCCCTCATCACCGAAGTACAAAAGTTAGGTGGTATGGCAGAGGCAATCGAAACAGGAATTCCTAAGATGCGAATCGAAGAAGCATCGGCAAGAAAACAAGCCCGTATCGATTCTGGAAAGGATGTGATTGTTGGGGTCAACCGGTTCCGTTTGGATAAGGAAGCCCCTCTTGATATTTTAGACATTGATAATACTGCCGTTCGGATTGCCCAAATCAAACGATTGGAACAAATGAAAAAAGATAGGGATAGTTCTGCCGTAGAAGCTGCGTTAAACGCCATTACCAAATGTGCTGAAACCGGTGAAGGGAACCTTCTTGAACTCGCAGTGGATGCTGCACGAAAACGTGCTTCTCTTGGTGAAATTTCTTATGCAATGGAAAAAGTATTTGGGAGGTACAAAGCTGTGATTCGTTCTATCTCTGGAGTGTATTCCTCTGAAATTTCCGAAGACAAAGGGTATTTAGAAGCAAGAGACCTTGCAGATGAATTTGCCAAATTAGAAGGTCGCCGTCCACGGATCATGGTTGCCAAAATGGGACAAGACGGACACGACCGTGGTGCCAAAGTAATCTCCACTAGTTTTGCGGATATGGGCTTTGACGTTGATATCGGGCCACTTTTCCAAACACCAGCCGAAGTCGCCAAACAAGTAGTAGAGAATGACTGCCATATTTTGGGAGTATCTTCCCTTGCTGCCGGTCACAAAACTCTCGTACCACAAGTGATTGAAGAGTTAAAAAAACTGGGAGCAGAAGATGTGCTCGTGGTTGTGGGAGGAGTGATTCCTGCCCAAGACTACGACTTCCTCTACAAATCAGGTGCTACGGCCATTTTTGGACCGGGAACTGTGATTTCAGAAGCTGCCAAACAAATTCTGAACATCCTTCTTGGTGAAAGAAGAGCTGCCTAA
- a CDS encoding RNA polymerase sigma factor, whose product MKTNQPEEIQLIERARTGDRRALESLLSAIQTWIYNVIRRILLNPQEAEDLTQEVLLKIATNLAAYDPTRASFKTWAYRISINHALNGKRGMLEEITTGFSDYANELEKMPNIDIPANELSSPENLVLIEEAKASCTLGMLLCLDREQRIALILADLMGLSDRESSALLNISNEAFRKRLSRARKDLYSFMDDKCGLMNEKNPCRCSKKMKSFQNNGWIDPTNPRFSMPLVRRLKEQVKELNCEYEDFNEHKYQEIYRDHPYFTTPPKILEELLVKYSPTI is encoded by the coding sequence ATGAAAACAAACCAACCAGAGGAAATACAACTCATCGAAAGAGCGCGGACGGGAGACCGCCGTGCTTTGGAATCGTTACTTTCCGCAATACAAACTTGGATCTATAATGTCATTCGTCGTATCTTGTTGAATCCGCAAGAAGCGGAAGACCTTACTCAAGAAGTGCTTCTAAAAATTGCAACGAATCTTGCCGCATATGATCCAACTCGAGCCAGTTTTAAAACATGGGCTTATAGGATTTCCATAAATCACGCGTTAAATGGGAAAAGAGGGATGTTGGAAGAAATAACAACAGGCTTTTCAGACTATGCAAATGAATTAGAAAAAATGCCAAATATAGATATACCGGCAAACGAACTTTCTAGTCCAGAAAACTTAGTTTTGATAGAAGAAGCAAAGGCCTCTTGTACTTTGGGAATGTTATTATGTTTAGATAGAGAACAACGGATCGCTTTGATCCTTGCTGACTTAATGGGACTTAGTGATCGTGAAAGTTCGGCACTACTAAATATATCGAATGAAGCTTTTCGTAAACGATTGAGTCGAGCGAGAAAAGACCTCTACTCTTTTATGGATGACAAATGTGGACTTATGAACGAAAAAAATCCCTGTCGATGTTCCAAAAAAATGAAAAGTTTTCAAAACAATGGTTGGATCGATCCGACGAATCCTCGTTTTTCTATGCCACTCGTTCGCCGCCTGAAAGAACAAGTGAAGGAACTAAATTGCGAATATGAAGATTTCAATGAGCATAAGTACCAAGAAATATATCGCGATCATCCTTATTTTACAACTCCTCCCAAAATTTTGGAAGAGTTACTGGTAAAATATAGTCCGACAATTTAA
- a CDS encoding lysoplasmalogenase has product MAKEIVLFVLYSIVHLFAIATITREDVFYLPSKIIPILILIVALFRYFPSLEKRGKLIAIGLVFSLFGDSFLALPQQGYFVFGLGSFLIAQLIYSYAFTLDSKIKPILAIPFLLFGCSFFLILVPKLGSLLVPVGVYISAICLMGWRAAARNSNSKAFYLGLIGALVFILSDSIIAYSMFLKPEMDRFTASMGIMVTYYIAQLLIYSATKVEEIDIQTVKNT; this is encoded by the coding sequence ATGGCTAAAGAAATTGTTTTGTTTGTTCTCTATTCTATTGTGCATCTTTTTGCGATCGCAACGATCACAAGAGAAGATGTTTTTTATCTCCCGTCCAAAATCATCCCCATACTGATTCTCATTGTGGCCCTTTTTCGCTACTTCCCCAGTTTGGAAAAACGAGGCAAATTGATTGCGATAGGGCTTGTGTTTTCTCTTTTTGGCGATAGTTTTTTGGCCTTACCCCAACAAGGATATTTTGTTTTTGGTCTTGGATCCTTTCTCATTGCACAATTGATTTATTCTTACGCTTTTACCTTGGATTCAAAGATCAAACCCATCCTTGCCATTCCCTTTTTACTTTTTGGTTGCTCCTTTTTTCTAATACTTGTACCAAAGTTAGGATCCCTACTTGTTCCCGTTGGTGTTTATATTTCTGCCATTTGCCTAATGGGTTGGCGTGCTGCTGCTAGAAACTCCAACTCCAAAGCATTTTATTTGGGTTTAATTGGGGCACTGGTTTTTATCCTTTCGGATTCGATCATTGCCTATTCTATGTTTCTAAAACCAGAAATGGACAGATTCACTGCTTCAATGGGAATTATGGTAACCTATTATATAGCGCAGTTGCTAATCTATTCTGCTACAAAGGTAGAAGAGATTGATATTCAAACTGTGAAAAATACTTGA
- a CDS encoding DUF302 domain-containing protein gives MLGLTVHRKKSFEETITDTTEALKKEGFGVLTTIDVKNTLKEKIGVEFKRYTILGACNPGFAHKALQTADEIGLLLPCNVVVTEEKNGETKVSIFDPMTMTKLVQNPELEKIAKEVQEKLIQVIHHLHE, from the coding sequence ATGTTAGGACTCACCGTTCACAGAAAAAAAAGTTTTGAAGAAACAATCACCGACACAACCGAAGCCTTAAAAAAAGAAGGTTTCGGGGTTCTTACCACCATCGATGTCAAAAACACTCTTAAAGAAAAAATTGGAGTGGAATTCAAACGTTACACCATCCTTGGAGCATGTAACCCTGGTTTTGCGCATAAAGCCTTACAAACCGCAGATGAAATTGGCTTATTACTTCCCTGCAACGTAGTGGTCACCGAAGAAAAAAACGGCGAAACCAAAGTTTCCATCTTTGATCCTATGACGATGACCAAACTGGTCCAAAATCCTGAACTTGAAAAAATTGCCAAAGAAGTCCAAGAAAAACTAATCCAAGTCATCCACCACTTACACGAATGA
- a CDS encoding DUF2505 family protein: protein MKYQVTHTFPVSLEKLLHAREERYKHLDQFPDLKNVTLLEETKEGNIIRQKRKVSLEGSMPAVLSAALNDLSLLEESTFDITTNTHEFKISPPGKDNVFVIKGKSKYEEDGAESKRSYDVDVVSSLLFVSPIVEKAIEEIHKHSLEKDRKSIAKFLGVES from the coding sequence GTGAAATACCAAGTAACTCATACATTTCCCGTTTCCCTTGAAAAACTTTTGCACGCAAGGGAGGAAAGATACAAACATCTAGATCAGTTTCCTGATTTAAAAAATGTAACTTTGTTAGAAGAAACCAAAGAAGGGAATATCATTCGCCAAAAACGAAAAGTGAGTTTGGAAGGATCCATGCCTGCCGTTCTATCGGCGGCTTTAAATGACCTTTCGCTTTTGGAAGAATCAACTTTTGATATTACTACCAACACTCATGAATTTAAAATCTCTCCTCCAGGGAAAGACAATGTATTTGTGATCAAAGGAAAAAGTAAATACGAAGAGGATGGGGCAGAATCCAAACGTTCTTACGATGTGGATGTAGTTTCTAGTCTTCTATTTGTCTCGCCCATTGTCGAAAAGGCCATTGAAGAAATTCACAAACATAGTTTAGAAAAAGACAGAAAATCCATCGCCAAATTTTTGGGGGTTGAATCCTAA
- the pyrF gene encoding orotidine-5'-phosphate decarboxylase — protein MNLKPRSNFIQKYNSRRDHLQSLLCIGLDPELEKLPKISLDSKAPLVHFTETIIRYTHSYAAAWKPNVAFFERIGAEGYFALEHMIRVMKEVSPEVPIVMDAKRGDLANTSKEYAKYFFETLGVDALTVNPYMGRDSLVPYLDLGGYIFVLGLTSNPSSQDFQKQKLLGKGIYLYEEVSDQMAKLAEEYPDQVGLVVGGTHPSEIQSLRTRHPELYFLIPGFGAQGGELKSIVQASGKRSLINSSRGITLSSLEEHFGEVAKKKSEEVHLQMNQLFL, from the coding sequence GTGAATTTAAAACCAAGGTCTAATTTCATTCAAAAATATAATTCGCGTAGAGATCATTTACAATCTTTACTTTGTATTGGTCTTGATCCCGAATTGGAAAAGTTACCAAAAATTAGTTTGGATTCCAAAGCTCCACTTGTCCATTTTACAGAAACTATCATTCGTTATACACATTCTTATGCAGCGGCATGGAAACCCAATGTGGCCTTTTTTGAAAGAATAGGGGCAGAGGGGTATTTTGCATTAGAACATATGATTCGAGTGATGAAAGAGGTTTCACCAGAAGTTCCGATTGTGATGGATGCTAAACGGGGGGACCTGGCCAATACTTCCAAAGAGTATGCTAAGTATTTTTTTGAAACGTTGGGTGTGGATGCCCTGACTGTCAATCCATACATGGGTCGAGATAGTTTGGTTCCGTACCTAGACTTAGGTGGTTATATTTTTGTTCTCGGACTCACATCAAACCCTAGTTCACAGGACTTCCAAAAACAAAAACTTTTGGGTAAGGGCATTTATCTTTATGAAGAAGTGAGTGACCAGATGGCAAAGTTAGCGGAGGAGTACCCAGACCAAGTAGGACTTGTTGTGGGAGGAACTCATCCATCGGAGATTCAGTCGTTACGGACTCGCCATCCCGAATTGTATTTTCTTATCCCTGGGTTTGGTGCGCAAGGTGGGGAATTAAAATCGATAGTGCAAGCTTCGGGAAAACGTTCCTTGATTAATTCTTCTCGGGGAATTACTCTCAGTTCTTTAGAAGAACATTTTGGTGAAGTAGCAAAAAAGAAATCAGAAGAAGTACATCTACAAATGAACCAACTCTTTCTCTAA
- a CDS encoding ferritin-like domain-containing protein, whose translation MKSLKKTSFIEAVAAAIEHEVQCFNFYLKLSESLPEGQIRELFSQLALDGDEHIKFIKEIYKSAEGKELPNLKQLSEIEKFHSSTIQKVMERLDRNKNEEVKADERKAIELAIREGEDARNFYATIRNKFQDPKINLLFQKLANFNESNNSLLEAQAMAMEQSTPADQVFYWEDEELLEQVNRTAKAASKPKVSKPTSKPQSAKTKTSAKKTSKPAAKPANKKSAKKAVKKSVKKAGKKAKPAKKKGKKK comes from the coding sequence ATGAAATCACTAAAAAAAACATCCTTTATTGAGGCAGTTGCGGCTGCGATTGAACATGAGGTTCAATGTTTCAATTTTTATCTAAAACTTTCCGAAAGTTTGCCAGAAGGTCAAATCAGAGAATTATTCAGCCAACTTGCGTTAGATGGTGATGAGCACATTAAATTCATCAAAGAAATCTATAAAAGTGCAGAAGGGAAAGAACTTCCTAACTTAAAACAACTTTCTGAAATTGAAAAATTTCATTCTTCCACCATCCAAAAGGTAATGGAAAGACTCGATCGAAATAAAAATGAAGAAGTGAAAGCAGACGAAAGAAAAGCGATAGAACTTGCCATCAGAGAAGGGGAAGACGCTCGTAATTTTTATGCTACCATTCGTAACAAATTTCAAGATCCAAAAATCAATTTGTTATTCCAAAAGTTGGCCAATTTCAATGAATCCAACAATTCATTGTTAGAAGCCCAAGCTATGGCGATGGAACAGTCAACTCCTGCGGACCAAGTTTTTTATTGGGAAGATGAGGAGCTTTTGGAACAAGTCAATCGTACTGCAAAAGCTGCTTCTAAACCAAAAGTTTCGAAACCGACATCAAAACCACAATCGGCAAAAACAAAAACCTCTGCTAAAAAAACTTCTAAACCTGCTGCAAAACCTGCTAACAAGAAGTCGGCGAAAAAGGCAGTGAAAAAATCCGTAAAGAAAGCTGGTAAAAAAGCAAAACCTGCGAAAAAGAAAGGTAAGAAAAAATAG
- a CDS encoding methylmalonyl-CoA mutase family protein yields MNEFLFSDFPEVSTEDWKNQILKDLKGSPWDKVTWETEEGFKIEPFYRKEDLSKLPRVYKRNPGWHVTEIVSAESELTNLSKNGADAVVLVAETQNEKSPTLKINSSADLERLAGLTGNLPLVVALGDKTPTFSDSLKKLISSHNTVLSDFDPYGSALKNGELGTDENTIGKTLSSLAGTKGFAGVGIHSYYLRDAGASIGQELAYSLSWGVDYLNRHLDAGVSIEEASSNLWFWMGIGSDYFTEIAKFRAFRILWTEILNAYKPGLGETLPALIVARTSNFQFTAYDPHVNMLRGTTSAMSAVMGGADFVTVLPFDSEYSAQQELGKRIARNSQLLLRYESFLDKVEDPAAGSYYLEVLTKKLAETAWAKFQELEKDGGFGEALKNGSIQKEISVRAEKKRNALANKKEILLGTNQYPLASERHPELKSSLEETKGQISTQKQSTYLRLLPVRLSYEFDKWRNLTDNHVAEGKKLPKVFLLTIGDLTMRKARAGFSSNFLGCLGYEIIDNLGFSSVKDGVTKAKEQGCEIVVLCSSDEEYAAYLPEFASEMKSLLPNSWKLLAGYPKDLITQAESLGIDDFIHMKRNIVEFMEKAQTKWIGK; encoded by the coding sequence TTGAACGAATTTTTATTTTCAGACTTTCCTGAAGTATCCACTGAGGATTGGAAAAACCAAATCCTAAAAGATTTAAAAGGCAGTCCTTGGGATAAAGTCACTTGGGAAACCGAAGAAGGTTTCAAAATTGAACCTTTCTACCGCAAAGAAGACCTTTCCAAACTTCCCCGAGTTTATAAACGAAATCCAGGCTGGCATGTCACAGAAATTGTTAGTGCTGAATCTGAACTCACCAACCTTTCCAAAAATGGGGCTGATGCTGTAGTTCTAGTTGCTGAAACACAAAACGAGAAATCGCCGACACTAAAAATTAACTCCTCTGCTGACCTTGAAAGATTGGCTGGCCTTACAGGAAACCTTCCCCTAGTGGTTGCTTTGGGTGATAAAACACCAACTTTCTCGGACTCATTAAAGAAACTTATTTCTTCGCATAACACTGTACTCAGTGATTTTGACCCTTATGGATCTGCTTTAAAAAACGGAGAATTAGGAACCGATGAAAATACAATAGGCAAAACCCTCTCTTCACTTGCAGGAACCAAAGGATTTGCGGGAGTGGGCATTCATAGTTATTACCTTCGTGATGCTGGCGCCTCTATTGGACAAGAACTGGCTTATTCTCTTTCTTGGGGAGTGGATTATTTAAACCGCCATCTTGATGCCGGTGTTTCCATCGAAGAGGCAAGTTCCAACCTTTGGTTTTGGATGGGAATTGGTTCTGACTATTTCACAGAAATTGCAAAATTTCGTGCATTTCGTATCCTTTGGACTGAAATCTTAAATGCATACAAACCAGGTCTTGGGGAAACACTTCCTGCCCTGATTGTCGCAAGAACTTCCAATTTTCAATTCACGGCTTACGACCCACATGTAAATATGTTAAGAGGAACCACCTCTGCCATGTCTGCTGTAATGGGCGGGGCTGACTTTGTTACCGTATTACCATTTGATTCCGAATACTCCGCACAACAAGAGTTAGGCAAACGAATCGCAAGAAATTCCCAACTCCTCCTCCGTTACGAATCCTTCCTAGACAAAGTAGAAGACCCAGCTGCCGGATCTTATTATCTAGAAGTGCTCACAAAAAAATTAGCGGAAACTGCTTGGGCTAAATTTCAGGAATTGGAGAAAGATGGTGGGTTTGGAGAGGCACTGAAAAATGGATCCATCCAAAAAGAAATTAGTGTCCGTGCAGAGAAAAAAAGAAATGCCCTGGCCAACAAAAAAGAAATTTTACTGGGAACAAACCAATACCCTCTCGCTTCCGAAAGACACCCAGAACTAAAAAGTTCTCTAGAAGAAACGAAAGGACAAATCTCTACCCAAAAACAAAGTACCTATTTACGACTTCTACCGGTTCGTCTTTCCTATGAATTTGACAAGTGGAGAAATCTCACAGATAATCATGTGGCGGAAGGGAAAAAACTTCCAAAAGTTTTTTTACTCACCATTGGGGATCTGACCATGAGAAAAGCTCGCGCTGGTTTTAGTTCCAATTTCCTTGGTTGCCTTGGATATGAAATCATAGACAACTTAGGATTTTCTTCTGTGAAAGATGGGGTAACAAAGGCCAAAGAACAGGGATGCGAAATCGTTGTCCTTTGTTCGTCTGACGAAGAGTATGCGGCATACCTTCCTGAATTTGCCTCGGAAATGAAATCCCTACTTCCCAACTCTTGGAAACTCCTGGCAGGATACCCAAAAGATCTCATCACCCAAGCAGAATCGCTCGGAATCGACGACTTCATCCATATGAAACGAAACATCGTGGAATTTATGGAAAAAGCCCAAACCAAATGGATCGGGAAATAA
- the speE gene encoding polyamine aminopropyltransferase: MEIWYTEKLELEKGRAVSYRVTKTIESLQSPFQKIDIFETQSFGRMFTLDGVTMVTNKDEHSYHEMIAHIPMMSHPNPESVLVIGGGDGGTVREVLKHPSVKEVVLCEIDKAVVDISYKYFPECADAMKDPKVIHHYDDGAKFARDNKGRFDVILVDSSDPVGPAEVLFKEPFFRDMASALKPTGIIATQAESFWYHGDVISSLFDFIPKIFPEYGYYYTTIPTYPSGIIGFTFLSNAIDPYSVTPDPKRVPKGLKYYSPEIHKAAFVLPEFAKAYIKRKG, translated from the coding sequence ATGGAGATTTGGTATACCGAAAAATTGGAATTAGAAAAAGGGCGAGCTGTAAGTTACCGGGTAACAAAAACAATCGAAAGCCTACAATCTCCGTTCCAGAAAATCGATATTTTTGAAACACAATCCTTTGGCAGAATGTTTACACTTGATGGTGTAACGATGGTTACTAACAAAGACGAACATTCTTATCATGAAATGATTGCCCATATTCCGATGATGAGCCATCCCAATCCGGAATCAGTCCTTGTGATTGGTGGGGGAGATGGGGGAACAGTTCGTGAAGTATTAAAACACCCTTCTGTCAAAGAAGTTGTGTTATGCGAGATTGACAAAGCAGTTGTGGATATTAGTTATAAATATTTTCCTGAATGTGCTGATGCCATGAAAGATCCTAAAGTCATTCACCACTATGATGATGGAGCAAAATTTGCTCGTGACAACAAAGGTCGTTTTGATGTGATCCTTGTGGATTCGAGTGATCCTGTAGGTCCTGCGGAAGTTTTGTTCAAAGAACCGTTTTTTCGAGACATGGCAAGTGCCTTAAAACCAACGGGAATCATTGCCACACAAGCAGAATCTTTTTGGTATCATGGAGATGTGATCTCTTCCCTCTTCGATTTTATTCCTAAAATTTTTCCTGAGTATGGTTATTATTACACAACCATTCCTACGTATCCTTCTGGAATCATTGGATTTACATTTTTATCGAATGCGATTGATCCTTATTCGGTAACACCAGATCCAAAACGAGTTCCTAAAGGCCTCAAATATTATAGTCCAGAAATTCACAAAGCGGCTTTTGTACTTCCTGAATTTGCAAAAGCTTATATCAAACGAAAAGGCTAA
- a CDS encoding DMT family transporter, whose amino-acid sequence MGNVTLFAKLLPFPAVTIISGRALFSVLILGLFFWLRGKSVSYRSFKDFLFVFGIGILFALHWVTYFHSIQVSTVAVGMLSLFTYPVFSAILEPMFGGKRPDPFAFFLACFSFFGLFLIVPDLSWDNQMFQGVVWGVISAVLYAIRNLLTKEMHVHYPSAQILFTQLIATSLVLLPFADGLFVMLAEPKYLVFQVVLAGVFTSLAHTIWIRSLSNLSVTTAGTLSTLSPIYGSLAAWYFLGEVPPERLWLGGGVILFCAVLEVFRKQAEGGKGGEEEKV is encoded by the coding sequence ATGGGGAACGTCACTTTGTTTGCCAAACTCCTTCCCTTTCCAGCTGTCACAATTATCTCTGGTCGCGCACTGTTTTCCGTTCTAATCCTTGGTTTGTTTTTTTGGCTTCGTGGAAAGTCAGTCTCCTATCGCAGTTTTAAAGACTTTTTGTTTGTTTTTGGGATTGGGATTTTATTTGCTCTGCATTGGGTTACGTATTTTCACTCCATCCAGGTTTCCACTGTGGCTGTGGGGATGTTGTCACTTTTCACCTATCCTGTGTTTTCTGCCATCTTAGAACCAATGTTTGGTGGAAAACGCCCTGACCCCTTTGCCTTCTTTCTCGCCTGTTTTTCTTTTTTTGGACTCTTTCTTATTGTGCCAGATCTTTCTTGGGACAACCAAATGTTCCAAGGAGTTGTTTGGGGAGTAATTTCTGCAGTTCTTTATGCCATACGCAATTTGCTTACCAAAGAAATGCATGTACATTATCCGAGTGCACAAATTCTTTTTACCCAACTCATTGCCACAAGCCTTGTCCTCCTTCCCTTTGCCGATGGGTTATTTGTGATGCTCGCAGAACCCAAATACCTCGTATTCCAAGTGGTTCTTGCGGGAGTCTTTACGTCCCTTGCACATACCATTTGGATTCGCAGTTTATCCAATTTGTCAGTGACAACGGCAGGGACTTTGTCAACGCTAAGTCCCATTTACGGGAGTTTGGCGGCATGGTATTTTTTGGGAGAAGTTCCTCCCGAAAGGCTTTGGTTAGGTGGTGGAGTGATTTTGTTTTGTGCGGTTTTGGAAGTGTTTCGTAAACAAGCGGAAGGTGGGAAAGGAGGAGAAGAGGAGAAGGTTTAA